ATTTTATTAACCAAGACTTTGATTTCATCAAGCTTCTTTTCTTTTGAACTTTTGCTAAAAAAACTAAATTCAAATTTATTACCCTTCACAGCCGTATAGCATCCACAGGCTATCGCGATAGGTATTCCTAGGGGCAGAACAATGATCATGATTATCACGACCAAACTAGCGACTATATCAAGCAATCTCCAGGCAAAAGATAGTGGCGGTATTTGCGAACGTATCTGCTCAATGGATTGCATAGATTGTTTATAAAAATCTTCTGGCTCTATTGTTCCAGCTTGCATCTGTTGGGTAAGCTCGATTAATTGTTTCACCTCTATGGTTTTTTCTTTATCAAAAAGAGGCGGGTTTAAATAGGTGATTATCTGGGTGCAGTAATAGTTCAATTTATCAGAGATATTTGGATGCGATTCAACACCCTCTGTTAACATGCACGAAATATTTTTTACACGGGTATTCACTAAAGTCCCTGGCCTTACTGGCAATCAAATTTTTTCTAACTAAACCGCAACAGCCGCTTTAATAGCGGGATGATATTTGTAATCACTCAATACAAAATCTTCAAAGCGATAATCAAAAATAGAATCGGGTTTACGCTGTATTACGAGTTTTGGCAAACAAAGTGGTTGTCGCGATAGCTGTAATTGCACTTGTTCACGATGGTTATTATAAATATGGCAATCGCCGCCCGTCCAAACAAATTCACCCACTTTTAAGCCACACTGCTGTGCAATCATATGTGTTAACAACGCGTAAGAAGCGATATTAAAGGGTACACCCAAAAAGGCATCGGCACTGCGCTGATAAAGCTGGCAGGAAAGCCGTGCGTTTGCTACATAAAATTGAAACAGTAAATGACAAGGTGGAAGCGCCATTTGATCTAAATCACCAACATTCCAAGCGCTTACAATTAAACGCCGCGAATCTGGGTTGGTCTTTATCTGCTGTATTAACTGACTTATTTGATCAATGCTTTTATTATCGGCGGTTTGCCAACTGCGCCATTGCTTAGCATACACAGGACCCAAGTTTCCTAACTCATCAGCCCATTCATCCCAAATAGTCACACCCTGTTCATTCAAATAACGAATGTTGGTATCGCCACGTAAGAACCACAATAATTCGTAAATAATACTTTTTAGGTGCACTTTTTTAGTCGTTACTAATGGAAAACCTTGCGCCAAATCAAAGCGCATTTGATACCCGAAACTACTGAGAGTGCCTGTACCCGTTCGATCGGTCTTGGACACACCGCATTCAAGAATATGCGTCAAAAAATTAAGATAGGTTTGCATAAGATAATGGCTATTAAAAGCCCGGCCCCCTTAGAAGTAATTAAGTTAATCTGCTGCGTCGCATTTCATAAAATACCGTTAATTTAAAGAAATACCGTATGTTTATCCAAATTCATGTTAATATACGCTTAAGGTTAATAATATATTATTGCGAAAATGATTTGAGGTATTTAATTATGGCATATGATATTTTTAAACTCCTAAATATTACTCCTAACTGACGGTTTCAAGAAAGTTCGTCAAGAATACCGAAATCGAATTCGAACGCTTCATCCTGATAAGACAAAAGGGGCAGATACTTCTGGACAAACCCAAACATTAAATGCCGCTTATGGAGAAGTTAACTCACCGGAAAAATTAAGCCGATATTATTCAAATTATAATTCTAAAAATTTTGAGGATGAAGGAACTACAAACACGGCTCATTCTGAGTGTAATGCATTTCCAGAAGAAAATGAAGAAAATACATTTGAATCCTCCAATAGTTCAGCAAACTATTCAGAGCACGATAAAAATACCCCCGATATCGGAGAAAAGCAGGAAACTGAAAATACTGGAAGTTCTACCCAACCTACAAAAAATTTTCATGCCAACGACTTTTTTTTTCTAATCTTTTTTTCTCCAATAATGCAATTATTAGCTGCTATCGTTTATTGTCTAGAGACACCGAGAAATGATAACCACCCTTATTATGGTCGATTTTTCACAATGAATGAAGATAAATACTCGCCTACTGCTGAAGCTGATAGTTGTAAAATAAAAACTAACTCATTTGTCTCCTAACGACACTACTTAAATCGCGACGCAGTTGCTTTGCTGGCAGAAAGTCCCCTTCCGGCAAACAGTATTGGATAACTAAAACGACCAGAACGTACCCTGGTCGTGGTATCCTTGATTGATCTGCCTTGAGATATCCTATTTAAGCATTTGAATCAAAAAAATTAAGATAGTTTGCATAAGCTGATGGCTCTTAAAAG
This is a stretch of genomic DNA from Candidatus Rickettsiella viridis. It encodes these proteins:
- a CDS encoding thymidylate synthase; its protein translation is MQTYLNFLTHILECGVSKTDRTGTGTLSSFGYQMRFDLAQGFPLVTTKKVHLKSIIYELLWFLRGDTNIRYLNEQGVTIWDEWADELGNLGPVYAKQWRSWQTADNKSIDQISQLIQQIKTNPDSRRLIVSAWNVGDLDQMALPPCHLLFQFYVANARLSCQLYQRSADAFLGVPFNIASYALLTHMIAQQCGLKVGEFVWTGGDCHIYNNHREQVQLQLSRQPLCLPKLVIQRKPDSIFDYRFEDFVLSDYKYHPAIKAAVAV